A DNA window from Setaria viridis chromosome 2, Setaria_viridis_v4.0, whole genome shotgun sequence contains the following coding sequences:
- the LOC117842241 gene encoding uncharacterized protein: MSSPAAAVLVSNGAVSPRAPPSAAAFLEATPGAYTTARGSLLWWPRHLRRLAESATLLARSHPHLLGLPRPRSLDSFFSETPIHALVNPSVRLAVREMRSRMLTVKEDDLALTALIRGGDSVSSDGLDVFVHVGTYTPPVFGDSGARVAVAGTGRDAAAAKYAPWARMRKSMEKMRPPGVTELLLTNDGDHILEGSVTNFFVVCQKEEHQRKEPFTVQTLENKFEVQTAPISDGILPGIIRQIVIEVCNDIGIPVREISPSWSKHELWQEAFVTSGLRLVQHVESVQVPLLWEDIQSKTWSDVSWAVKQFQGAGCITTRIQTEILKRARTEEYDINNLL, translated from the exons atgtcgtcgccggcggcggcggtgctcgtcAGCAACGGCGCCGTCTCCCCGCGCGCtcccccttccgccgccgccttcctcgagGCCACCCCGGGGGCCTACACCACCGCCCGCGGCAGCCTCCTCTGGTggccccgccacctccgccgcctcgcggaATCCGCCACCCTCCTCGCCCGCTCCCACCCTCACCTTCTCGGACTCCCTCGACCGCGCTCCCTCGACTCGTTCTTCTCCGAAACGCCCATCCATGCTCTCGTCAACCCCTCCGTGCGGCTCGCCGTTCGCGAGATGCGCAGCAGGATGCTCACGGTAAAGGAGGACGATCTGGCGCTCACGGCCCTGATCAGAGGAGGCGATTCCGTTTCCAGCGATGGCCTCGACGTCTTTGTCCACGTGGGGACGTATACCCCTCCGGTCTTCGGAGATTCGGGGGCCAGAGTTGCCGTGGCCGGCACGGGgagggacgccgccgccgccaagtaCGCGCCTTGGGCCAG GATGCGGAAGAGTATGGAAAAGATGAGGCCTCCTGGGGTCACAGAGCTTTTGTTGACTAATGATGGGGATCACATTCTTGAAGGCTCTGTCACGAACTTCTTTGTTGTCTGCCAAAAG GAGGAACATCAGAGGAAAGAACCTTTTACTGTTCAAACATTGGAAAACAAGTTTGAAGTGCAAACAGCTCCAATAAGTGATGGAATTCTCCCTGGAATCATTCGTCAGATAGTGATAGA GGTGTGCAATGATATTGGAATCCCAGTACGAGAGATCTCTCCATCATGGTCCAAGCATGAACTCTGGCAAGAAGCCTTTGTTACAA GTGGCTTAAGGCTTGTCCAACATGTGGAGTCAGTTCAAGTACCTTTATTGTGGGAGGACATACAATCAAAAACCTGGAGCGATGTATCTTGGGCGGTGAAACAATTTCAG GGTGCTGGATGCATTACCACCCGAATTCAG ACAGAAATATTGAAGAGAGCAAGAACAGAGGAATATGACATCAACAATCTCCTATGA
- the LOC117844696 gene encoding F-box protein At2g23160 produces MEECLDAKSGAAAAAADGLPDDAIVEILSRVPARSISRFKCVSKPWRDLIADPLYRKRLPQTLEGFFCSDGAGAAGGFRWRFISLPGRSAPLAEPSSSFLTKLPGIRNIRLLGSCNGLLLFEDGGNPATAPAYVVCNPATEEWVAVPSAGCACPDPLEERTNLIFDPAVSPHFHLVHICQEDFMGEIEVRAYSSETRVWSDRASQQSPWQDEGGLEQWVNGGAILKSMFGGAFVNNMLHLVIFLLEEYRIAAVDRGGKTCRIIPWPDKCSFPLVVGQSQGRLHCVGRLEERERNYLKWAGLSIWVLDDYDTEEWVLKHRVSFLELFGQMSCHYGYNINVLAVHPDRNLIFIVQKSNQKLISYDMDSKELHAFHTLGHNYGSLTPYVPNFMELVVTNCNNPK; encoded by the coding sequence ATGGAGGAGTGCCTCGACGCCAAGAGCGGtgccgcggctgcggcggcggacggcctcCCCGACGACGCCATCGTGGAGATCCTCTCCCGCGTCCCCGCGAGGTCCATCAGCCGATTCAAGTGCGTCTCGAAGCCCTGGCGCGACCTCATCGCCGACCCCCTCTACCGCAAGCGGCTCCCCCAGACCCTCGAAGGCTTCTTCTGCAGCGAcggagccggcgccgccggcggttTCCGCTGGCGCTTCATCAGCCTGCCGGGGAGATCCGCGCCTCTCGCCGAACCTTCCTCATCCTTCCTGACGAAGCTGCCCGGGATCAGGAATATTAGGCTCTTGGGTTCCTGCAATGGGCTCCTCCTCTTTGAGGACGGTGGGAATCCGGCCACGGCACCGGCCTACGTCGTTTGCAACCCCGCCACTGAGGAATGGGTGGCCGTGCCCAGCGCAGGCTGTGCCTGTCCTGATCCCTTAGAAGAGCGCACCAATTTGATTTTTGATCCGGCTGTATCGCCCCACTTTCACTTGGTCCATATCTGCCAGGAGGATTTTATGGGTGAGATTGAGGTGCGTGCCTACTCGTCTGAGACCAGGGTTTGGAGTGACAGGGCAAGCCAACAGAGTCCATGGCAAGATGAAGGTGGATTGGAACAATGGGTTAATGGTGGAGCCATACTGAAATCCATGTTTGGCGGTGCCTTTGTTAATAACATGTTGCATTTAGTCATCTTCCTTCTTGAGGAGTATCGGATAGCTGCGGTGGATAGGGGAGGGAAGACGTGTAGGATCATTCCCTGGCCAGATAAGTGCAGTTTCCCACTTGTTGTTGGTCAATCCCAAGGGCGCCTGCATTGTGTGGGTAGATTGGAGGAACGAGAAAGAAACTATTTAAAATGGGCTGGACTCTCCATTTGGGTTCTTGACGACTATGATACAGAAGAATGGGTCCTCAAGCACAGGGTGAGCTTCTTGGAGCTGTTTGGACAAATGAGTTGCCATTATGGTTATAACATCAATGTGCTCGCCGTTCATCCTGATCGCAATTTGATTTTCATTGTTCAAAAGAGCAACCAGAAGCTGATATCATATGACATGGACAGTAAGGAATTGCATGCTTTCCACACTCTTGGACACAACTATGGTTCTCTTACTCCATATGTTCCCAATTTCATGGAGTTGGTGGTTACAAATTGTAACAACCCAAAATAG
- the LOC117844695 gene encoding F-box protein At5g49610 has protein sequence MALLATEQGASPAVVDPADPLDPGDTEEIAALACPPDDALVGILSRVPAKSLCRFKCVSKAWCDLIADRLRCRKLPQALEGFFYFGDGDMGSSDGNGDGSNSKNLTHRGHGQFVNLLGMSVPLFDCSFSFLLQHPGVETIRLVRSCNGLFLFGHRRLQSDIYNSMGYIVCNPATEQWVAVPSSGWTPSPPEGGFVPMHRLYTYLIFDPVVSPDFQFVQFWQEYNFWGVAGLHTYSSETGVWRDRASEWKLTEMGGEWGRWGRTGSMDPCPGSAFVNGMVHFAVYNNEKHHEMIVTVDGEGKISRMIRWSEERGSLAFVGGSQGHLHCISDYWNTDRKERSLSIWVLEDYDTEEWVLKHSVNLLQVFGRMMISQISSEIDAFFGRMNRQTSFARGLASIHHDYDVVAIHPDRNLIFSVQHWNQKLVSYDMNSKEVCDLHALGHGYHSIAPYVPYLAESSVLAKNGLCSKREGYRWLENGIVEISKVKTAIWNYFTS, from the exons ATGGCTCTGCTAGCGACGGAGCAGGGGGCCAGCCCCGCCGTCGTCGATCCCGCCGACCCG CTTGATCCCGGCGACACGGAGGAGATCGCGGCGTTGGCCTGCCCTCCCGACGACGCCCTCGTGGGCATCCTCTCGCGCGTCCCGGCCAAGTCCCTCTGCCGGTTCAAGTGCGTCTCCAAGGCCTGGTGCGACCTCATCGCGGACCGCCTCCGCTGCAGGAAGCTCCCCCAGGCCCTGGAAGGCTTCTTCTACTTCGGCGACGGCGACATGGGTAGCAGCGATGGCAACGGGGACGGCAGCAACAGCAAGAACCTGACCCACCGCGGCCACGGGCAGTTCGTCAACCTGCTGGGTATGTCCGTGCCTCTCTTCGACTGCTCTTTCTCCTTCCTGCTGCAGCATCCCGGCGTTGAGACCATCAGGCTCGTGCGCTCCTGCAATGGACTCTTCCTCTTTGGGCACAGACGGCTGCAGTCAGACATATACAATTCAATGGGCTACATCGTGTGCAACCCTGCCACCGAGCAATGGGTGGCCGTGCCCAGCTCCGGCTGGACGCCCTCTCCGCCGGAGGGGGGCTTCGTTCCAATGCACCGGCTGTACACCTATTTGATCTTTGACCCAGTTGTCTCCCCGGACTTTCAGTTCGTCCAGTTCTGGCAGGAATACAATTTTTGGGGTGTGGCAGGGCTGCACACCTACTCGTCTGAAACTGGGGTGTGGAGAGACAGGGCTAGTGAATGGAAGCTAACGGAAATGGGAGGTGAATGGGGGCGGTGGGGTAGGACTGGAAGCATGGATCCCTGCCCGGGCAGCGCATTTGTTAATGGCATGGTGCACTTTGCAGTCTACAATAATGAGAAACACCATGAGATGATTGTTACAGTTGATGGGGAAGGGAAGATATCTAGGATGATCCGCTGGTCAGAGGAGCGTGGTTCTCTTGCTTTTGTTGGTGGATCCCAAGGGCACCTGCATTGCATAAGTGATTACTGGAATACTGATAGAAAAGAAAGGTCTCTCTCCATTTGGGTTCTTGAAGACTATGATACAGAAGAATGGGTTCTGAAGCATAGTGTGAACCTTCTCCAAGTGTTTGGAAGAATGATGATTAGCCAAATCTCCTCTGAAATTGATGCATTTTTTGGAAGAATGAATCGTCAAACCTCCTTTGCCCGTGGTCTGGCCTCTATTCATCATGACTATGATGTGGTGGCCATTCATCCGGATCGCAATTTGATATTCTCTGTTCAGCACTGGAACCAGAAACTGGTATCATATGACATGAATAGCAAGGAAGTGTGTGATCTCCACGCTTTAGGCCATGGCTACCATTCTATTGCCCCGTATGTCCCCTATCTTGCAGAGTCATCTGTGCTTGCCAAGAATGGTCTTTGCAGTAAAAGGGAAGGATACAGGTGGTTGGAAAATGGGATAGTAGAGATTTCCAAGGTGAAAACGGCAATCTGGAATTATTTCACTTCGTAG
- the LOC117843993 gene encoding F-box/kelch-repeat protein At3g23880, producing the protein MDVGDGLTAERGAAADGLPDDALVEILSRVPVRSLHRFKCVSRTWRDLIADPLNRKRLPQTLEGFFCSAGTGADFHGRFISLPGRSAPLVDPSFSFLTKLPGIENFKLLGSCNGLFLFEHGWNSGIGGPDYAVCNPATEQWVTVASSGCPLDPPSEAADTYLIFDPAVSPYFHLVHMCQKDCMGEIEVRAYSSETRVWSDRTSQQSRCQDEGGLEQLVNGGAILNPTWGSAFVNGMLHLVIYHVAGEYVIAAEYVIAAMDMEGKTCRMITWPDQSVFLPFVGQSQGHLHCVGTLREWEGDCLKWAGLSIWVLEDYDTEEWILKHRVSFLELFGQMNSLDSFNSIVLSIHPDRNLIFILQHSNQKLISYDMDSKELHAFHTLGHNFESFTPYVPNFLEPLVLTNEH; encoded by the coding sequence ATGGACGTGGGGGACGGCCTCACCGCCGAGAGGGGTGCGGCGGCTGACGGCCTTCCCGACGATGCCCTCGTGGAGATCCTCTCCCGCGTCCCCGTGAGGTCCCTCCACCGATTCAAGTGCGTCTCGAGGACCTGGCGCGACCTCATCGCCGACCCCCTCAACCGTAAGCGCCTCCCCCAGACCCTCGAAGGCTTCTTCTGCAGCGCCGGCACCGGTGCCGACTTCCACGGGCGCTTCATCAGCCTGCCGGGGAGATCCGCGCCTCTCGTCGacccttccttctccttcctgaCGAAGCTGCCTGGGATTGAGAACTTCAAGCTCTTGGGTTCCTGCAATGGGCTCTTCCTCTTTGAGCACGGCTGGAATAGCGGCATCGGCGGACCGGATTACGCCGTTTGCAACCCTGCCACTGAGCAATGGGTGACTGTGGCCAGCTCCGGCTGTCCTCTTGATCCCCCTTCAGAAGCAGCAGACACCTATTTGATTTTTGATCCGGCCGTATCACCGTACTTCCACTTGGTCCATATGTGCCAGAAGGATTGTATGGGTGAGATTGAGGTGCGTGCCTACTCTTCTGAGACTAGGGTGTGGAGTGACAGGACAAGCCAACAGAGTCGATGCCAAGATGAAGGTGGATTGGAACAATTGGTTAATGGTGGAGCCATACTGAATCCCACGTGGGGCAGTGCCTTTGTTAATGGCATGCTGCATTTAGTCATCTACCACGTTGCTGGGGAGTATGTGATAGCTGCGGAGTATGTGATAGCTGCAATGGATATGGAAGGGAAGACGTGTAGGATGATCACCTGGCCAGATCAGAGCGTATTTCTTCCTTTTGTTGGTCAATCCCAAGGGCACCTGCATTGTGTGGGCACACTTAGGGAATGGGAAGGAGATTGTTTGAAATGGGCTGGACTGTCCATTTGGGTTCTTGAGGACTATGATACAGAAGAATGGATCCTCAAGCACAGGGTGAGCTTCTTGGAGCTGTTTGGACAAATGAATTCCCTAGACAGTTTTAACAGCATCGTGCTCTCCATTCATCCGGATCGCAATTTGATTTTCATTCTTCAACACAGCAACCAGAAGCTGATATCGTATGACATGGACAGTAAGGAACTGCATGCTTTCCACACTCTTGGACACAACTTTGAATCTTTTACTCCATATGTTCCCAATTTCTTGGAGCCATTGGTGCTTACAAATGAGCACTGA
- the LOC117845754 gene encoding uncharacterized protein codes for MEEPQPQLVYSVDHLRYLIGQAQPGERLFVQIAPTLSFQDARMLWEAASLDGEPEGVHALFNPEMLRTKMVAADFIDLKVRELKRERDYLNGRIGCMQSWFNKMKRNLEDGGPHIPARHEALLMFGPRMYLNLNQIGTMDLKEFKEHRQEILDEYLHLRVPAASAELDYYKQPAAMWREFQDQLSLKKINMHFLKIKIEGLVLLRDRISVGIKFLERLSTARIYMGCGDADFGSFRDIGIGDDMDIDD; via the exons atggaggagccgcagccgcagctggTCTACAGCGTAGACCACCTCCGTTACCTGATCGGGCAGGCGCAGCCCGGCGAGCGCCTCTTCGTGCAGATCGCGCCCACCCTCTCCTTCCAGGACGCGCGTATGCTGTGGGAGGCCGCTTCACTGGATGGAGAGCCCGAGGGAGTTCACGCACTTTTCAATCCGGAGATGCTCCGCACGAAGATGGTGGCCGCGGACTTCATCGACCTCAAGGTCCGCGAGCTCAAGCGAGAAAGAGACTACCTCAACGGCAGGATCGGTTGTATGCAGAGCTGGTTCAACAAGATGAAGAGGAATCTGGAGGACGGCGGGCCGCACATCCCTGCGCGCCATGAGGCTCTGCTGATGTTTGGGCCCCGGATGTATCTAAATCTCAACCAG ATTGGAACCATGGACCTCAAGGAGTTCAAGGAGCATCGGCAGGAGATACTCGATGAGTACTTGCACTTGCGCGTGCCAGCTGCTAGCGCTGAGCTGGACTACTACAAGCAGCCGGCCGCAATGTGGAGAGAGTTTCAGGACCAGCTATCCCTGAAGAAGATCAACATGCATTTTCTCAAGATCAAGATAGAAGGCCTGGTGCTCCTTCGTGATCGTATATCTGTTGGCATCAAGTTCCTGGAGAGGCTCTCCACCGCGAGGATTTACATGGGCTGCGGGGACGCCG ATTTCGGATCCTTTCGTGACATTGGCATTGGGGACGACATGGACATCGATGATTGA
- the LOC117842824 gene encoding F-box/FBD/LRR-repeat protein At3g26920 produces MKRNSKKHLCGAITKRTVRKVLLSNLPTDILSQILSWLPINDAVRTSILSREWKYVWRGHTNLTFDSATMRKQYFKASFGYGFINATEFISRVDTVLRQHSGVEIKHMEVKHMLHNKHANHVDRWINFAIASKTKELIIDLNGGFKLSLSRDISRGIYRDKGEPYNIPPQLFSADNGPYLQRLELTSVSLHLPADFKGFLNLKKLTLVDVSITDEDVQCMLSRCNLLEFFEIAYCRMVTSIRMPKPLNQFKHLLVDKCPLLQVIELNCSLTVLEYTGTVVPLIFTSTCRLKNILIKFMTCHAALDYMVTGFPSTLPSLETLTLHCAQRERIILPGKTFIFTHLRHLRLELVLLGNKKRHTDVLDYAYLLEVAPFMEKLELLMWLCCQRRPYCKEDGELRSRPPHHHTHLKFVHISGFFGHKDQVELALHILRSSIMLEKMEINPRVEIADCDESEKQFYEREQYVDGHRVATEYVCKADHRNVVDAVRASFSWGPPLDYRHARGVQGVSRPRGRLSRRHKGCCRRHP; encoded by the exons ATGAAGAGAAATTCAAAAAAACACCTCTGTGGAGCAATCACCAAAAGAACTGTTCGTAAAGTCCTGCTTAGCAATCTTCCTACG GATATTTTATCGCAGATCTTGTCGTGGTTGCCAATAAATGATGCTGTAAGGACAAGTATATTATCAAGGGAGTGGAAATATGTTTGGCGTGGCCACACCAACCTAACTTTTGATTCGGCTACAATGAGGAAACAATATTTTAAGGCCTCCTTTGGTTACGGGTTCATCAATGCTACAGAGTTTATTTCAAGAGTTGACACAGTTCTCCGTCAACATAGTGGTGTAGAGATTAAGCATATGGAAGTTAAGCATATGTTACATAATAAGCATGCAAATCATGTTGATAGATGGATTAACTTTGCAATTGCGTCAAAGACAAAGGAACTCATTATTGACTTAAATGGTGGGTTCAAGTTATCATTGTCCAGAGATATATCACGTGGCATATATAGAGACAAAGGAGAACCGTATAATATACCTCCACAGCTTTTCAGTGCCGACAATGGTCCATACTTGCAGCGTCTGGAGCTTACTTCTGTGTCTCTACATCTACCTGCTGATTTCAAAGGATTTCTGAACCTTAAGAAACTTACCTTAGTAGATGTGAGTATCACCGATGAAGATGTTCAGTGTATGCTATCAAGATGCAATCTTCTGGAGTTTTTCGAGATTGCCTACTGTAGAATGGTTACTAGTATTCGGATGCCTAAGCCTTTGAACCAGTTTAAGCATTTGCTAGTGGATAAATGCCCCTTACTTCAAGTGATAGAGCTGAATTGTAGTCTAACAGTACTCGAGTACACTGGTACCGTGGTTCCATTAATATTTACTTCAACTTGCAGGCTGAAAAATATACTCATTAAGTTCATGACTTGCCATGCTGCTCTTGACTACATGGTCACTGGATTCCCTAGTACTTTGCCAAGTCTCGAGACTTTGACCTTACATTGTGCACAACGCGAG AGAATCATTTTACCTGGAAAGACTTTCATATTTACTCATCTTCGGCATTTGAGGTTGGAATTAGTTCTGCTTGGTAATAAAAAGAGACACACTGATGTCCTTGATTATGCTTATCTCTTGGAGGTCGCTCCTTTCATGGAAAAACTGGAGCTGCTT ATGTGGTTATGCTGCCAACGCCGACCATATTGCAAGGAGGATGGTGAGCTAAGGAGTCGTCCTCCACACCATCACACCCATCTCAAGTTTGTTCATATCAGCGGATTTTTCGGTCACAAAGACCAGGTGGAGCTGGCACTTCATATTCTTCGTAGTTCCATCATGCTCGAGAAGATGGAGATCAACCCAAGGGTTGAAATAGCTGACTGTGATGAATCAGAAAAACAATTTTATGAGAGGGAACAGTACGTGGATGGTCATAGAGTCGCCACCGAATATGTTTGCAAGGCAGACCACCGCAATGTTGTAGATGCGGTAAGGGCATCATTTTCATGGGGCCCTCCGCTTGACTACCGCCATGCAAGAGGAGTTCAAGGGGTCTCGCGACCACGAGGCAGGCTGTCACGCAGGCACAAAGGCTGCTGCAGGAGGCACCCTTAA